The genomic stretch AACTTGGTGTAGGCCAACGCTCCAGCCAGCAACACCGCGATGCTCAGCAGCGATGTGCCGACGGGTCGCTTGATGAATGGAGTCGAGATACTCATGTTGAACTGCGGCAATAGGCAGTAAGCGATAGGCAATCGGCTGTTCTTTCATAAGGAGACGTACCTATTGTGATTGCGAATTGCCTATTGCTTATTGCCTATTGCTTGCCTCCAAATCAATCTGCCCCGGCTGGCTCCTCCACTGGATTCCCAATTCGGAAACGACTGAACTTATGCGCCAGCCGATCAAAGTAAAGATAGACAACCGGAGTCGTGTACAGCGTAAGCACCTGGCTTACCAGCAGACCGCCGACGATCGTCACTCCGAGGGGGTGACGCAGTTCCGAACCGGTACCGCTGCCTAACGCAAGTGGCAATCCGCCAAATAGCGCGGCAAACGTCGTCATCAAGATTGGGCGGAAGCGCAGCAGACAAGCCTGATATATGGCCTCTTCCGGCGGCTTGCCACCTTCTCTTTGCGCTTCCAGCGCGAAGTCGATCATCATGATGGCGTTCTTCTGCACGATGCCAATCAGCAGAATGATTCCTATCAATGCCACCACCCCGAACTCCATGTGGAAGAGCAGCAACGCCAGAATCGCGCCCACGCCTGCAGAAGGCAAGGTAGAGAGAATCGTTACCGGATGGATGTAACTCTCGTACAGAACTCCGAGCACGATGTAGACAGTGATAAGTGCAGCAAGAACAAGATAGGGCTCATTCGCGAGAGAGCTGCGGAATACGGCCGCGGTTCCCTGGAAGCTGGCGTGCACGCTGGCGGGAATTCCAATCTCCGCGCTTGCAGCATCGATCGCTTTGGTAGCTGCGCCCAGCGAAGATCCAGGAGCCAGATTAAACGAGATCGTCGCCACTGGGAACTGTCCCTGGTGATAGATCGCTACCGGAGTCGTGTTGGTTTCAATTCGGGCAAAGGCGCTGAGGGGAACGATCTGCGATCTTCCGGATGCAACACTCGGCACTGCGGCAATACCGGAACCGGTTGTGCCTTGAACGGCTCCCGACGACGCCGAGGCGGTAGTGGTGCTCGAGCTGGCCGCCGCTCCCACCGTTGGCAGTCCCGTGCCGCCTCCACTCGCTGCGGCCGGAGCTCCTCCGGGGGAGGAGTGCACATAGATACGCTTCAAATCGTCTGGATGGACCTGCTGATCGGGAGCAATCTCCAGGACAACATGGTATTGATTCAATTGCGTGAAGATCGTCGAGATCAGCCGCTGTCCGAAAGCGTCATATAGCGTGTCGTCGATCATCTGCGGCGTGACGCCGAGTCGCGATGCGGTGTCGCGATCTACGACCAGATCAGCCTCTAAACTTCCGGAACCCTGGTCGCTCGCCACATCGCGCAACTCAGGCACGGACTGCAGCTTCTGTACCAGTTTGGGAACGTAATCGGCGAGTTCCTTGGCGTTGGCGTCCTCCAGCGTGTACTGATACTGCGTGCGGCTGACGCGATTCTCGACGGTGATGTCCTGCACCGGCTGCATGTACAGAGTAATGCCGGATACCTGACTCACCTTGGGCTGCAATCGACGAATGATTTCGTCGGCGCTTGACTTCCGATTCTCGCGGCCCTTGAGATTGATCTGAATGCGTCCGACATTGGGCGTCATGTTGGTGCCGTCAACCCCGATAAATGATGACAGGCTCTCAACGTCGGGATCCTTCAACACTACGTCCGCGACCTGCTGCTGGCGCGCTGTCATAGCCTGGAAAGACGTGCTTTCCGGCGCCTCGGTGATACCCAGGATCACACCTGTGTCCTGTACGGGAAAGAACCCTTTCGGCACCACATAAAAGAGAAACAGCGTAAGAACCAGAGTTCCAACGGTGACAAACAGCGTCTCCGTCTGGTGGCGAAGCACAAAGCGCAGGGTTCGCCCATATTCCTCGATCACGCGATTGAACCACCGCTCCGATGTTCGATAAAACCAGCCTTCATGCGCCGTGTCGCTCTTCTTCAGAAGACGGGCCGACATCATGGGCGTCAGCGTAAGGGACACA from Terriglobales bacterium encodes the following:
- a CDS encoding efflux RND transporter permease subunit, whose amino-acid sequence is MNPSRIFILRPVATSLLMVGIMLAGIVAYRQLPVSALPQVDYPTIQILTFYPGASPDVMTSSVTAPMERQFGEIPGLNQMTSTSSYGGSLITLQFNLEQNIDVAEQEVQAAINASGTYLPRDLPNPPIYSKVNPADTPILTLALTSKELPLSKVQDLADTTLAQKISQLPGVGLVTLSGGQKPAVRIQANPTALASYGLSLEDLRSGLAAANTNQAKGNLQGPHQSFSIGANDQIYSGADYKPIIIAYRNGAPVRVQDVANVVDGVENDQQAAWMNKTPAVIMNVQRQPGANIISVVDRINALLPQLKATLPPSVTVSPLTDRTITIRASVKDVEFELMLTVVLVVLVIFIFLRHVAATIIPSVAVPLSIVGTFGVMYLLGYSLDNLSLMALTISTGFVVDDAIVMIENINRFIEEGHPPLEAALMGSKQIGFTIVSLTVSLIAVLIPLLFMGDIVGRLFREFAVTLSVTILVSAFVSLTLTPMMSARLLKKSDTAHEGWFYRTSERWFNRVIEEYGRTLRFVLRHQTETLFVTVGTLVLTLFLFYVVPKGFFPVQDTGVILGITEAPESTSFQAMTARQQQVADVVLKDPDVESLSSFIGVDGTNMTPNVGRIQINLKGRENRKSSADEIIRRLQPKVSQVSGITLYMQPVQDITVENRVSRTQYQYTLEDANAKELADYVPKLVQKLQSVPELRDVASDQGSGSLEADLVVDRDTASRLGVTPQMIDDTLYDAFGQRLISTIFTQLNQYHVVLEIAPDQQVHPDDLKRIYVHSSPGGAPAAASGGGTGLPTVGAAASSSTTTASASSGAVQGTTGSGIAAVPSVASGRSQIVPLSAFARIETNTTPVAIYHQGQFPVATISFNLAPGSSLGAATKAIDAASAEIGIPASVHASFQGTAAVFRSSLANEPYLVLAALITVYIVLGVLYESYIHPVTILSTLPSAGVGAILALLLFHMEFGVVALIGIILLIGIVQKNAIMMIDFALEAQREGGKPPEEAIYQACLLRFRPILMTTFAALFGGLPLALGSGTGSELRHPLGVTIVGGLLVSQVLTLYTTPVVYLYFDRLAHKFSRFRIGNPVEEPAGAD